A window of Actinomycetota bacterium contains these coding sequences:
- the coaE gene encoding dephospho-CoA kinase, which translates to MSILGAMFILVVTGGLGAGKTTAAEYFASRGAVVFDLDTIAHRLLDAGTPVTAAVVGEFGDGVLAPDGSIDHAKLAELAFVDEGSARRLNRIMHQAVFREIGPGLTQMGLLPNPPAVVVLEVPLLVEAPEFIEFADLTLAVIAPAEQRVARAVAKGMSEADARARIACQATDEERIRIADHVVVNAGDTATFLADLERFWDEVVGR; encoded by the coding sequence ATGTCCATACTTGGTGCCATGTTCATCCTCGTCGTGACAGGCGGCCTCGGGGCCGGCAAGACCACCGCCGCGGAGTACTTCGCCTCCCGCGGCGCGGTCGTTTTCGACCTCGACACGATCGCGCACCGGCTCCTCGACGCGGGCACACCGGTGACCGCGGCGGTCGTCGGCGAGTTCGGCGACGGGGTGCTGGCGCCCGACGGATCCATCGACCATGCGAAGCTCGCCGAGCTGGCATTCGTTGACGAGGGGAGCGCACGGCGGCTGAACCGCATCATGCATCAGGCCGTCTTCCGCGAGATCGGCCCGGGCCTGACGCAGATGGGTCTGCTGCCCAACCCGCCAGCCGTGGTCGTGCTCGAGGTGCCGCTGCTCGTGGAAGCACCCGAGTTCATCGAGTTCGCCGACCTGACGCTCGCGGTCATCGCGCCGGCCGAGCAGCGCGTCGCCCGCGCCGTGGCCAAGGGGATGTCCGAGGCCGACGCCCGCGCTCGCATCGCGTGCCAGGCCACCGACGAGGAGCGCATCCGCATCGCCGACCACGTCGTCGTGAACGCCGGCGACACGGCGACCTTCCTCGCCGACCTCGAGCGCTTCTGGGACGAGGTCGTCGGACGGTGA